The window CGCCCAGCTTGCAGGGCACGCCGACGAACAGGCCCTTGATCCCGTACTCGCCCTCCAGGTAGGCGGCGCAGGGCAGGATCTTCTTCTTGTCCTTGAGGATGGCCTCGACCATCTCGCAGACGGCCGCCGAGGGCGCGTAGTACGCCGAGCCGGTCTTGAGCAGCTTGACGATCTCGGCGCCACCGTCGCGGGTGCGCTGCACCAGGCGGTCGATGGTCGCCTTGTCCATCAGCTCGGTGATGGGGATGCCGGCGACCGTGGAATAGCGCGGCAGCGGCACCATGGTGTCGCCGTGTCCGCCCAGCACGAAGGCGGTCACGTTCTCCACCGAAACCTTCAATTCGGCGGCGATGAAGGCGCGGAAGCGCGACGAGTCCAGCACCCCGGCCATGCCGATCACCCGGTTGCGGGAGAAGCCGCTGAGCTTGTAGGCGGCCTGGGCCATCGCGTCCAGCGGGTTGGAGACGATGATGAGGATGCAGTTCGGAGAGTTGGCCACGACCTTGCCCACCACGTCCTGCATGATCTTGTAGTTGGTGTTGAGCAGGTCGTCGCGGCTCATCCCCGGCTTGCGCGGGATGCCGGCGGTGATGACGACGATGTCGGAATTCGCCGTGTCCTTGTAATCGTTGGTGCCGATGACGAAGGAATCCCGCTTTTCGATGGGCATGGCCTCGAGCAGGTCCAGGCCCTTGCCCTCGGGAATGCCTTCGAGGATGTCGATGAGGACGACGTCGCCCAGTTCCTTGGAAGCGATCCAGTGTGCCGCGGTCGCGCCCACGTTGCCCGAGCCGACGATGGTGATCTTCTTACGCATGGGATGAGTCCTTTCTGCAAGCGGCCCGCTGGGGTGGCCGCCGGGATGAATCGAACCGGAAATTGTACCCCTGAATGGCCCTTATGAGTGCGTCAAGCGACATCGGCCCGTCTTGCGACGGGCCGATGCCTTACTCCTCTTCCCTTCCCGGGTCAGTCAGCGGCAACGGCCTTGGCATCCATGTTCTGGATGATGTAGGTGCCGAACTCGCTGCACTTCACCTTGGTGGCGCCTTCCATCAAGCGGTGGAAGTCGTAGGTGACCTTCTTCTGCTCGATGGTGCGGCGGATGCCGTCTTCGATCAACCGGGCCGCTTCCTTCCAGCCCAGGAAATCGAACATCATCACGCCCGACAGCATGACCGAACCGGGGTTGATGACGTCCAGGTCGGCGTACTTCGGGGCGGTGCCGTGGGTGGCTTCGAACATCGCGAAACCGTCGCCGATGTTGGCGCCGGGCGCGATGCCCAGGCCGCCGATCT is drawn from Terriglobales bacterium and contains these coding sequences:
- the mdh gene encoding malate dehydrogenase; its protein translation is MRKKITIVGSGNVGATAAHWIASKELGDVVLIDILEGIPEGKGLDLLEAMPIEKRDSFVIGTNDYKDTANSDIVVITAGIPRKPGMSRDDLLNTNYKIMQDVVGKVVANSPNCILIIVSNPLDAMAQAAYKLSGFSRNRVIGMAGVLDSSRFRAFIAAELKVSVENVTAFVLGGHGDTMVPLPRYSTVAGIPITELMDKATIDRLVQRTRDGGAEIVKLLKTGSAYYAPSAAVCEMVEAILKDKKKILPCAAYLEGEYGIKGLFVGVPCKLGERGIEDVIEIKLTAEEEAALKKSAGAVEELVHVIAV